DNA from Frateuria edaphi:
TTCGTCGAAGCGGCGGAAGCCTGCTTCGGCCCGCAGCGCACGCACGCGCAGGATGAAGGTCAGGAACTCGCGCACTGTCATCTCGCCGTAGCTCGGGGCACCCTCGGGCAGGTAGCCGAGCGCGCGCTTGGCCTTGAGCGGTTCGCGCTGCACGTCGTGGCCGCACACGCGCGCGGTGCCGGCGGTGGGCGTCAGGAAGCCGGCGATCATGCGCATGGCGGTGGACTTGCCGGCGCCATTGGGACCGAGCAGCCCCAGCACCTGACCCGGCTCGGCACGGATGGACAGCGCGTCCACCGCGATGAGGCGGCCATAGCAGCGGGTAAGTCGGTCGGCTTCGATCATGCGGTGCGGGGCCTGGACTGGCCCGTCACTCTAGCGCACGGTACGCAGCTGCGGCAGGTCGATCCCTCCCGGCGCCTTCCCCCGCGAACGGGGGAAGGCGCCCAGGACGGGCGGGAATGTCTTCGCCTAGAACCGGAAATCCAGCCGCGCGTAGTAGAACCCGCCGTTCATGCCAAAGGGCATGGTTTCCCAGCCATAGGTAAAGCCCAGCTGCGGGAACGGCGCGCCCGTGTCTGGATCCCACTTGTCCGGGTAGGTGTCGAACACGTTGTCGGCGCCCACTGTGAGCTTGGCCGCGTCGGAGAAGCGGTAGCCCAGCGCCACGTCGGCCAGCCACTTGCCGCCCCAGGTCTGCTTGATGCCGGGCGTGAAGCCCTGCCCGCTGACCGGACCGAAATAGTTGCCGCGCAGCGTGAAGTCCCAGGCGCCGGTGCGATACACGCCCTGCAGGATGTGGTGCACGCGCGGCTGGCCTTGCTCGACCAGGGTGACCTGGGTGTCGTCGAACAATTTCTCCGGCGGCAGGATGGCCGACTGCGACTTGCGCCCGGTCACCTCCGTGCGGTTGTAGCTGAGCAACGCGGTGAGATCGAGGTTGCTGCCGCCATCGAAGGCGTAACCCTTCTGTGCCACCACGTCGGCGCCCTCGGTGCGGGTGTCGATCGCGTTGGTGAAGAACAGCACCTGGCCCACGCCCAGCGGATCGAGGATCGCGCGGATCGGGCAGTTGGCGTTGCCCGGCGCGCACGCCAGCCCGTCGGTACCGACCGTCTCGGGCACGATGTTGCTGGAGAAGATGATGCGGTCGTCGATGTCGATGCGGTAGACGTCGGCGGTCAGCGTGAAGTCGCCCATCGGCTTGTAGACGATGCCCAGCGTGCCGCTGCGCGAGGTCTCCTGCTTCAGCGGCTGGATGCCGAAGGCGCGCGTGACCGGGCTGTCCTGGCGCGCGGTCAGCGTGTCCACCAGTACGCCGCTCGGATCGAGGTTCGTCGAACGCTGGCTGTAGAACATCTGCTGCACGCCCGGGGCGCGGAAGCCGGTGGCCAGCGTGCCGCGCACGGCGAAACTGTCGGTTGCGTCGAAGCGCGCCGAGAACTTGCCGGTGGTGGTGCTGCCGAAGTCCGAGTATTTCTCGTAGCGCGCCGCCGCGCCGAGCAGCAGGCGGTCGGTGAGCTGCGATTCGGCGTCGAGGTAGAAGGCCCAGTTGTGGCGGCCATCATTTACCGCCTCGGTGGGCGAGAAGCCGGGGAAGCCTTGCATGCCCGGCTGCGCGATCTCGCCGGTCTGGCCGAAGATCGGAATGCCGCGGTCGTTGGTCCGCCCGTAGGTGTAGGTCACCGGATCGCCCGGGGTGATCGCGTACTCGTCCTTGCGCCACTCCACGCCCGTGGCCAGGTCCAGTGGATTGGCGCCCACGCCCCAGTCGACCGGGCCGCGCAGGTCCAGGTTGAAGGTGGTCTCGGTAAGCTTGAGCTTGCCGGTGTCGGCCTCGGTCGGCGATTGCGCGTAGATGCCGCCGTCCGGCGCCGGTTCGTACCACCAGCTCACATTGACCGAGTCGGCCTCGTGGAAGCCGAAATGGTTGCGTCCGCGGTTGACCGACACGTCCATGTCCCAGTCGCCGAGCGGATGACGAAATCCTACGGCCAGCGAGGCGTCCTTGACCGTGGTGACGATGTTGGGCAGGAAGCCGTCCGGATAGAGCGCCGG
Protein-coding regions in this window:
- a CDS encoding TonB-dependent receptor plug domain-containing protein, with amino-acid sequence MSHHHHVAHKGRAGSVVPRTGLAVLALGLCLPALGQQAPQGDAKDKGKITELDSVQVIGSRARDRTAAEAVAPVDVISAEQLQNAGVVEVGQALQMLEPSFNFSRTFVSDGTDILRPATLRGLGPDQVLVLVNGKRRHQQALVNVQQTVGRGSAGTDINAIPISAIERIEVLRDGAAAQYGSDAISGVINIVLKKQTGQTNVSLESGQTYKGDGLMRQGSVNTGFKLGRDGYLDLTLEYRKRDATNRAGLDTLRVDPPRVTQRLGDADAKDAYFWLNGGLPVAGGELYWFGGVSKRDGSSYGFFRPAGDNRTVPALYPDGFLPNIVTTVKDASLAVGFRHPLGDWDMDVSVNRGRNHFGFHEADSVNVSWWYEPAPDGGIYAQSPTEADTGKLKLTETTFNLDLRGPVDWGVGANPLDLATGVEWRKDEYAITPGDPVTYTYGRTNDRGIPIFGQTGEIAQPGMQGFPGFSPTEAVNDGRHNWAFYLDAESQLTDRLLLGAAARYEKYSDFGSTTTGKFSARFDATDSFAVRGTLATGFRAPGVQQMFYSQRSTNLDPSGVLVDTLTARQDSPVTRAFGIQPLKQETSRSGTLGIVYKPMGDFTLTADVYRIDIDDRIIFSSNIVPETVGTDGLACAPGNANCPIRAILDPLGVGQVLFFTNAIDTRTEGADVVAQKGYAFDGGSNLDLTALLSYNRTEVTGRKSQSAILPPEKLFDDTQVTLVEQGQPRVHHILQGVYRTGAWDFTLRGNYFGPVSGQGFTPGIKQTWGGKWLADVALGYRFSDAAKLTVGADNVFDTYPDKWDPDTGAPFPQLGFTYGWETMPFGMNGGFYYARLDFRF